From a region of the Chitinophaga caseinilytica genome:
- a CDS encoding M1 family aminopeptidase, producing MVNHTYRNALLMLALGFSMPALAQQHPENGYDPVAAFAPVSHPPGNAQRSFNGTPGQGYWQNRADNKIVLSLDTASRKVQGQVTIVYSNNSPDTLSYLWLVTILNRFRSDSRESLLTPPEGSRFGVKEYTDGCVIERFLADQQPADYRVSDNYIRVALAKPLLPGKQMKLEIGYHYTLPESGADYMGVLKTPHGGVYQLSSVFPRMCVYDDLRGWNVLSTQYYVETGSIDMRFTAPANLIVQGTGTLMNPREVMRPELLQRYHTAIAGDTAMRIRTAGEATAPKGAETLTWHFSEPQAGDGIWAASTAFNWDALGTPLPDGRRVPTMALYPPGSHREWDTIATAMSRIIKAYSNQWTPYPYTSAVNIGAAITGVASPGVSVLRYDQSSSGSTVWGKTNHEIGHAWFNLMIAGDSRIGWMCEGQNTFINILNAATLNGPGPYEWENAVQWMTMKENRAPIHTTFGSVPPKDMGALMYLKPSMAFMLLRNEVLGAERFDDAFRRYIRSWSFRHPAPHDFFRAMENAAGEDLSWFWRAWFFTDARLDQGIRKVTYTTGNPANGIFITLVNKLAMPMPVNLLVREFNGKSHRIKLPAQVWEWNDQHTLKVPTTSPVTAVLLDPENRLPDMDRSDNIWIGGGTKLRTDKTVTAQQVIDRYLEAIGGKAQLTQLRSAKLEYRAGPGNAFVMAQRLEPGNASSWSTMLETGHTQLMLKSLQVADSLKFSSFSQPQHVTLAEADQLRYAGALFPELRFFEAGNKVMLSDSFMLIHGVEAYLVTVTTAAGNTWKCYYDAASGMKVREEFKGQGTPLLYNSKVMSAYETHDGIKIPNQVTLNEDGTKDEQYELKIFSKS from the coding sequence GTGGTCAATCATACATACAGGAACGCGCTGCTGATGCTGGCGCTTGGGTTTTCCATGCCGGCGCTGGCCCAACAGCACCCGGAGAACGGATACGATCCCGTTGCGGCTTTCGCACCGGTGTCGCATCCGCCGGGCAATGCGCAGAGAAGCTTCAATGGTACGCCGGGCCAGGGGTATTGGCAAAACAGGGCGGATAACAAGATCGTCCTTTCGCTGGATACCGCTTCGCGGAAAGTACAGGGGCAGGTAACCATCGTCTATTCCAATAACAGCCCGGATACTTTGTCGTATCTCTGGCTGGTGACCATCCTCAACCGCTTCCGGAGCGATTCGCGCGAGAGCCTGCTCACACCGCCGGAAGGTAGCCGTTTCGGGGTGAAGGAATATACGGATGGATGTGTCATCGAACGGTTCCTGGCCGATCAGCAGCCCGCCGATTACCGGGTTTCGGATAACTACATCCGTGTGGCGTTGGCCAAACCGTTGCTACCCGGCAAACAAATGAAACTGGAAATCGGCTATCATTATACCCTTCCGGAAAGCGGCGCCGATTATATGGGCGTGCTGAAAACCCCGCATGGAGGCGTTTACCAATTGAGCTCCGTGTTCCCGCGGATGTGCGTGTACGACGATCTCCGCGGCTGGAATGTACTTTCGACACAATACTACGTTGAGACCGGCAGCATAGACATGCGGTTTACCGCGCCGGCCAACTTGATCGTCCAGGGCACGGGTACCCTCATGAACCCGCGGGAAGTCATGCGCCCGGAGCTGCTGCAACGCTACCACACAGCGATCGCGGGAGATACCGCCATGCGCATCCGCACGGCAGGCGAGGCCACCGCGCCAAAAGGTGCCGAAACCCTCACCTGGCATTTTTCGGAGCCCCAGGCCGGAGACGGTATCTGGGCCGCTTCCACAGCCTTCAACTGGGACGCCCTCGGCACCCCGCTGCCCGACGGGCGCCGGGTGCCTACCATGGCACTGTATCCGCCCGGCAGCCATCGGGAGTGGGATACCATCGCCACTGCCATGTCCCGCATCATCAAAGCTTATTCTAACCAATGGACTCCCTATCCCTATACGTCCGCCGTCAATATCGGTGCCGCCATTACCGGTGTGGCCAGCCCCGGAGTGTCTGTCCTGCGCTACGACCAAAGCAGCTCGGGCAGCACTGTCTGGGGAAAAACCAATCATGAGATCGGGCACGCCTGGTTTAACCTCATGATCGCCGGAGACAGCCGCATCGGCTGGATGTGCGAGGGGCAAAATACTTTCATCAATATCCTGAACGCCGCCACATTGAATGGCCCCGGCCCTTACGAATGGGAGAATGCCGTGCAATGGATGACGATGAAGGAAAACCGGGCGCCCATCCACACCACTTTCGGAAGCGTTCCGCCCAAAGACATGGGCGCGCTTATGTACCTGAAACCCTCCATGGCATTCATGCTCCTGCGGAACGAAGTGCTGGGCGCCGAGCGGTTCGACGATGCTTTCAGGCGGTACATCCGGTCATGGTCGTTCCGCCATCCCGCACCGCACGACTTTTTCCGCGCCATGGAAAACGCTGCCGGTGAAGACCTGTCGTGGTTCTGGCGTGCCTGGTTCTTTACCGATGCGCGGCTGGACCAGGGGATCCGGAAAGTGACGTATACAACGGGAAATCCGGCGAACGGAATTTTCATCACGCTCGTCAACAAACTGGCCATGCCCATGCCCGTCAACCTGCTGGTGCGCGAGTTCAACGGCAAATCGCACCGTATTAAGTTGCCGGCGCAGGTGTGGGAATGGAATGACCAGCACACGTTGAAAGTGCCCACTACATCGCCCGTTACCGCCGTTCTCCTCGATCCGGAAAACCGCCTGCCTGATATGGACCGTTCCGATAATATCTGGATCGGTGGTGGTACGAAGTTGCGCACCGATAAAACCGTTACGGCGCAGCAGGTGATAGACCGTTACCTCGAAGCCATCGGCGGAAAGGCACAACTGACGCAGCTGCGATCGGCCAAACTGGAGTACCGGGCTGGCCCCGGCAATGCGTTCGTCATGGCACAACGATTGGAACCCGGTAACGCCAGCTCGTGGAGCACCATGCTGGAAACGGGCCATACGCAACTGATGTTGAAATCGCTGCAAGTGGCAGACAGCCTTAAGTTTTCCAGCTTCAGCCAGCCGCAGCACGTAACGCTTGCCGAAGCGGACCAACTGCGATACGCCGGCGCACTTTTCCCCGAGCTGCGGTTTTTCGAAGCAGGCAACAAAGTAATGCTATCGGATTCCTTCATGTTGATACATGGTGTTGAAGCGTACCTCGTTACCGTGACCACCGCAGCGGGCAACACCTGGAAATGCTATTACGATGCCGCGTCGGGCATGAAAGTTAGGGAAGAGTTCAAAGGACAGGGAACACCACTCCTGTACAACTCCAAAGTCATGTCGGCGTACGAAACCCATGATGGCATCAAAATCCCCAACCAGGTGACGCTCAACGAAGACGGCACGAAAGACGAACAATACGAACTGAAAATATTCTCAAAATCTTAA
- a CDS encoding TlpA disulfide reductase family protein, which produces MKRIFTGMALLSGMVCFAQDKLEINAEIDGLKENDLVIFWRPLGNVVDSAFVKNGKFSKTLDMKEGGSTYIIQIGREKREEQGTFLYLEGGKLNIKGKGPYFTNAVYSGSQFVNDWQKLEKDFFSNNLGEAKIAELEGQISEATRVGDVDAQQELNVQLNKITSENSRLAKAWLLSNPNAGAGSYLINAYMSNAAPGEITGLLDKLGPNVRNTFTVKYMLTQMTGTGTATFDKIGKPAPGFRLKDDKGNTHNLADFKGQYVLIDFWASWCKPCREQNPLLIKLNEQYKNKGLSIVSISIDEDNAKWLKAVAEDKLTWPQLIGESGPTSQVAKDYNVVAIPATMLIDKQGNLLKIGLRGAELEEYLRKLL; this is translated from the coding sequence ATGAAACGTATATTCACAGGTATGGCCTTGCTTTCCGGGATGGTTTGCTTTGCCCAGGACAAACTGGAAATCAATGCCGAAATCGACGGATTGAAGGAGAACGACCTGGTAATTTTCTGGCGCCCGCTGGGAAACGTGGTTGATTCCGCTTTTGTAAAAAACGGCAAATTCTCGAAAACGCTCGATATGAAGGAAGGTGGTTCTACCTACATCATTCAGATCGGCCGGGAGAAAAGGGAAGAACAGGGAACTTTCCTCTATCTCGAAGGCGGAAAGCTGAATATCAAAGGAAAAGGCCCCTATTTCACCAACGCCGTGTATAGCGGAAGCCAGTTCGTAAACGATTGGCAGAAGCTGGAAAAGGATTTTTTCAGCAACAACCTGGGCGAAGCGAAAATCGCAGAGCTGGAAGGCCAGATCTCGGAAGCAACCCGGGTAGGCGATGTTGATGCACAGCAGGAGCTCAACGTACAACTGAATAAAATCACGAGCGAAAATAGCCGTCTCGCAAAAGCCTGGCTGCTGAGCAATCCCAATGCCGGTGCAGGGTCGTACCTCATCAACGCCTACATGAGCAACGCAGCTCCCGGGGAAATTACCGGGCTCCTGGACAAACTGGGCCCCAACGTCCGCAACACCTTCACCGTAAAATACATGCTCACCCAGATGACGGGCACCGGTACCGCCACGTTCGATAAAATCGGCAAACCCGCTCCCGGCTTCCGGTTGAAAGACGATAAAGGCAATACCCACAATCTCGCCGACTTCAAAGGCCAATACGTGCTCATCGATTTCTGGGCCAGCTGGTGCAAACCCTGCCGCGAACAAAACCCGCTGCTCATCAAACTCAACGAACAATACAAAAACAAAGGGCTGTCCATCGTTTCCATTTCCATCGACGAAGACAATGCCAAATGGCTGAAAGCCGTTGCGGAAGACAAACTGACCTGGCCGCAACTGATCGGCGAAAGCGGCCCCACCAGCCAGGTAGCGAAAGATTACAACGTGGTCGCCATTCCCGCCACGATGCTGATCGACAAACAGGGCAACCTGCTGAAGATTGGCTTGCGCGGTGCTGAACTGGAAGAATATCTCAGGAAATTGTTGTAA
- a CDS encoding epoxide hydrolase family protein, whose protein sequence is MFTVKPFKVNVPQTVLDDLQQRLRQTRWPDAPENIGWNYGTDPVFLQNLVKYWQNGYDWRKHEAAINAIPQFTVEIDSMTIHFQHIKSKNPNAKPLLLVHGWPDCFYRFHKVIPLLTDDYHLIIPSIPGFGFSGHVAKTDDGSAKIFATLMNDVLGYKTYFVAGGDVGQGIAKSIANLYPDNVAAIHLSDVGYPNGSEDWSQMSPAEQQFGQFIQGWWYREGAYAMLHATKPQTQAYGLNDSPTGLAAWITEKFNTWRTPDGSIEDHYSKDDLLTNIMIYWVTQTINSSMRTYAVDNPQGLASNNKVNVPTGVAIFPGDAPTPKEWAERRVNLKRFTKMDKGGHFAALEVPELWANELKTFFNSTGGK, encoded by the coding sequence ATGTTTACTGTAAAGCCCTTCAAAGTAAATGTCCCGCAAACGGTGCTGGACGATCTCCAACAACGCCTCCGCCAGACCCGCTGGCCCGATGCGCCTGAAAACATCGGCTGGAATTACGGAACGGACCCCGTTTTCCTCCAAAACCTCGTAAAGTACTGGCAAAACGGATATGATTGGCGCAAACACGAAGCCGCCATCAATGCCATCCCCCAGTTTACCGTGGAAATCGACAGCATGACGATCCATTTCCAGCACATCAAAAGTAAAAACCCCAATGCTAAACCCCTCCTGCTTGTTCACGGGTGGCCCGATTGCTTCTACCGCTTCCACAAAGTGATCCCGCTGCTGACCGACGATTACCACCTCATCATCCCTTCCATCCCCGGGTTCGGCTTTTCCGGGCACGTCGCTAAAACGGACGACGGATCGGCGAAGATTTTCGCTACGCTGATGAACGACGTGCTGGGTTATAAAACCTACTTCGTGGCGGGTGGCGACGTGGGGCAAGGGATCGCCAAATCGATCGCCAACCTGTACCCGGACAATGTTGCGGCCATCCACCTGTCTGACGTCGGGTATCCGAACGGGTCGGAAGACTGGAGCCAGATGTCGCCGGCGGAGCAGCAATTCGGACAGTTTATCCAGGGCTGGTGGTACCGGGAAGGTGCCTACGCCATGTTGCACGCCACCAAGCCGCAAACCCAGGCCTACGGGCTGAACGACTCTCCTACCGGCCTCGCCGCCTGGATCACGGAGAAGTTCAATACCTGGCGCACGCCGGACGGTTCCATCGAAGATCATTATTCGAAAGACGATCTGCTCACCAACATCATGATTTACTGGGTGACGCAAACGATCAACTCTTCCATGCGCACCTATGCGGTCGATAATCCGCAGGGCCTCGCCTCCAACAATAAAGTGAACGTTCCCACCGGTGTGGCGATTTTCCCGGGAGACGCGCCCACACCGAAGGAATGGGCGGAGCGGAGGGTGAACCTCAAACGGTTCACCAAAATGGATAAAGGCGGCCATTTCGCCGCGCTGGAAGTGCCGGAGCTGTGGGCCAATGAACTGAAAACATTTTTCAATAGCACCGGCGGAAAATAA
- a CDS encoding 2-dehydropantoate 2-reductase, which yields MQKIFIIGAGAIGRVLAVALGTHQRNVVLLRGSTTEQQRETQLTRVATPEGELEYPVAVDSLSNHAVLNGTVVLTNKSFGNAALARALKGKTGDSPVVLLQNGLEVEMPFLQEGFPNVYRCVLFATSQFSDDGELRFKPVAPSPVGLIRGSEAGLDDLAALLDTPVFPFRAERNIQPVIWKKAIANCVFNSICPLLETDNGLFHRNEKAMALARSVIRECVGIARAKGVEIGEEEVVESVVTISKMSDGQLISTLQDIRHHRPTEIDTLNLTIAKMAEDMQKAGEVSVTRLLGELTRLKSDINL from the coding sequence ATGCAAAAAATTTTCATCATCGGTGCCGGCGCTATCGGGCGGGTACTGGCCGTGGCGCTGGGGACCCACCAGCGGAACGTTGTGCTGTTGCGGGGAAGCACCACCGAGCAGCAGCGGGAAACGCAGCTGACCCGGGTGGCTACGCCGGAAGGGGAACTGGAATATCCCGTGGCCGTCGACTCGCTGAGTAACCATGCTGTGCTTAACGGGACCGTCGTGCTGACGAACAAATCGTTCGGCAATGCGGCATTGGCCAGAGCTTTGAAGGGCAAGACCGGAGATTCGCCGGTGGTGCTGCTGCAAAACGGGCTGGAAGTGGAAATGCCATTTTTGCAGGAAGGGTTTCCGAACGTGTATCGCTGTGTTTTATTCGCTACGAGCCAGTTTTCGGACGATGGGGAGCTGCGATTCAAACCGGTGGCACCGTCGCCGGTGGGTTTGATCCGGGGAAGTGAAGCTGGTCTGGATGATTTGGCGGCGCTGCTCGATACGCCTGTTTTTCCATTCCGCGCGGAGCGTAACATTCAGCCGGTCATCTGGAAAAAAGCCATCGCCAATTGTGTCTTCAATTCCATCTGTCCCTTGCTGGAAACGGATAACGGGCTTTTCCACCGCAATGAAAAAGCCATGGCACTGGCCCGCAGCGTGATCCGGGAATGTGTGGGCATAGCCCGGGCGAAAGGTGTGGAGATCGGGGAAGAAGAAGTGGTGGAGAGCGTTGTCACGATCAGCAAAATGTCTGACGGACAATTGATCTCCACCCTGCAGGATATCCGGCATCACCGGCCCACCGAAATTGACACCCTGAATCTCACGATCGCAAAGATGGCGGAGGATATGCAGAAGGCCGGTGAGGTAAGCGTCACGCGGTTGCTGGGCGAGCTTACCCGGTTAAAATCCGACATTAATTTGTAG
- a CDS encoding HopJ type III effector protein, which translates to MKQQTDTLLQQLKSNALAFKDVIAFIESHYLHQPTAFKNGEAFNEATQNQGSAKVFSFAKINGLGKEDTLQLFAEHYQAVLSTPDGADHQNIRQFMQHGWDGIAFEGEALTAK; encoded by the coding sequence ATGAAACAGCAAACCGATACATTGCTCCAACAGCTGAAATCCAATGCGCTTGCGTTTAAAGACGTAATCGCCTTCATCGAGTCCCACTACCTGCACCAGCCCACCGCATTCAAAAACGGCGAAGCTTTCAACGAAGCCACCCAGAACCAGGGCAGCGCCAAAGTTTTTTCATTCGCTAAGATAAACGGGCTCGGGAAGGAAGATACCCTGCAATTGTTCGCGGAACATTACCAGGCCGTGCTCAGCACGCCCGACGGCGCTGATCACCAGAATATCCGGCAGTTCATGCAGCACGGCTGGGACGGGATCGCATTTGAAGGGGAAGCGTTAACCGCGAAGTAA
- a CDS encoding endonuclease → MPEGPSIVILKEELAPFSGKKVLTVAGTEKSFDLQLLKNKTTHFRTWGKHFLICFPKFTVRVHLLLFGSYLINDRKKAKPRLHLRFRNGEVNFYAGSVQLLTSPLDEIYDWSADLLNDAWAPRKASQKLKNMPRALLCDALLDQDIFAGAGNIFKNEVPWRVRAHPSSSVGALPARKRSELVKAMHDFAFDFLAWKKAGVLKQHLNVHTKTECPRCKIPLEKSYMGKGKRRTYHCNNCQRKYT, encoded by the coding sequence ATGCCCGAAGGACCTTCCATCGTCATTTTGAAAGAAGAGCTCGCCCCGTTCTCGGGGAAGAAAGTGCTGACGGTAGCCGGAACGGAGAAATCGTTCGACCTGCAATTGTTGAAAAACAAGACCACGCATTTCCGGACATGGGGCAAACATTTCCTCATTTGTTTCCCGAAGTTCACGGTGCGGGTACATTTGTTGCTGTTCGGATCATATCTTATCAACGACCGGAAAAAAGCAAAACCCCGCCTGCATCTGCGCTTCCGGAACGGCGAAGTGAACTTTTACGCCGGTTCCGTACAGTTGTTGACATCACCGCTGGATGAAATATACGACTGGAGCGCCGACCTGTTGAACGATGCCTGGGCCCCGCGCAAAGCATCCCAAAAACTGAAAAACATGCCCCGCGCGCTGCTCTGCGACGCCCTGCTGGACCAGGACATTTTCGCCGGTGCCGGGAATATCTTCAAGAACGAAGTCCCCTGGCGCGTTCGTGCTCACCCAAGCAGCAGCGTCGGCGCCCTGCCCGCGCGAAAGCGAAGCGAACTGGTGAAAGCGATGCACGATTTTGCGTTCGATTTCCTCGCCTGGAAAAAAGCCGGCGTTTTAAAACAACACTTGAACGTACACACGAAAACGGAATGCCCCCGGTGCAAAATCCCCCTGGAAAAATCATACATGGGCAAAGGAAAACGAAGGACCTACCATTGCAATAATTGTCAAAGGAAATACACATGA
- a CDS encoding family 43 glycosylhydrolase: MNPIIRHKFTADPTVLEYDGKVFLFTGHDEPPAGVDDYVMKDWLCFSTSDLVSWTAHASPLKATDFKWASGDAYASKVIRYKDAFYWFVSVSHRDIPGKAIGVATAPSPEGPYTDHLQQPLITGDMLPLLHHEKENLDPTVLTDDDGKTYIYWGNGYCHFAQLNASLTALEGPIQTIRVPDFSEGSHLYKRDGWYYLMYGAGQPEKVGYAMSRQITGPWMYRGIICAPAFNSDTNRPATLDFGGKSYFLSQWPVAGRR, translated from the coding sequence ATGAACCCGATCATCCGCCATAAATTTACCGCAGACCCCACCGTGCTCGAATACGACGGGAAAGTATTCCTGTTCACCGGCCACGACGAGCCACCAGCCGGCGTCGACGATTATGTGATGAAAGACTGGTTGTGCTTTTCTACTTCCGACCTCGTCAGCTGGACGGCACACGCGTCGCCATTGAAGGCAACTGATTTCAAATGGGCCTCGGGCGATGCATATGCGTCGAAAGTGATCCGTTACAAAGATGCTTTTTACTGGTTCGTGTCCGTTTCCCACCGCGATATTCCCGGGAAGGCGATCGGTGTGGCAACGGCCCCTTCGCCGGAAGGGCCTTACACAGACCACCTGCAACAACCGCTCATAACGGGAGATATGCTCCCCCTGCTGCATCACGAAAAAGAAAACCTCGACCCCACCGTGCTGACGGACGACGACGGTAAAACCTACATATACTGGGGCAACGGATATTGCCACTTCGCGCAGCTCAACGCGTCGCTCACCGCGCTGGAAGGCCCCATTCAAACCATCCGGGTGCCTGATTTCAGCGAGGGCAGCCATCTTTACAAAAGGGACGGCTGGTATTACCTCATGTACGGCGCCGGCCAGCCCGAGAAAGTGGGATACGCCATGAGCAGGCAGATTACGGGGCCGTGGATGTATCGCGGCATCATTTGCGCCCCGGCGTTCAACAGCGACACCAATCGCCCGGCCACGCTGGATTTCGGCGGGAAATCATATTTTTTATCACAATGGCCGGTTGCCGGAAGGAGGTAG
- a CDS encoding MerR family transcriptional regulator: MDKYSVKKLSRLAGVSVRTLHLYDRMGLLEPSVRTEARYRLYGEKELLRLQQILFYRELDFPLKDILAILEDPAFDLEQALEGHRKALLAKKERIDTLVGTIDKTLVTLKNKSMLQVEDLYDGIPNEKMEAYRAEAMAKWGKDTVLSAEETLRGFSKDEMKVLQRELTRIGDRLTELMNTDPKSAPVQECIARRFAIILKLSGGKIEMGKLEYFRKLGELYVQDNRYTPVNGMPSMELALFMKEAMDHYTAQQSA; this comes from the coding sequence ATGGACAAATATTCCGTAAAAAAGCTCTCCAGACTTGCGGGCGTAAGCGTGCGCACCTTGCACCTGTACGACAGGATGGGCTTGCTCGAACCATCGGTCCGTACCGAGGCCAGGTACAGATTGTATGGTGAAAAGGAATTGTTGCGGCTGCAGCAGATCCTTTTCTACCGGGAGCTCGACTTTCCGCTCAAAGACATCCTCGCGATCCTGGAAGACCCCGCGTTCGACCTCGAACAGGCGTTGGAAGGCCACCGGAAGGCGCTTTTGGCGAAAAAGGAAAGGATAGACACATTGGTTGGTACCATCGACAAAACATTGGTAACACTTAAAAACAAATCTATGTTACAGGTAGAAGATTTATACGATGGCATCCCCAACGAAAAGATGGAAGCATACCGGGCCGAGGCCATGGCCAAATGGGGGAAAGACACCGTTCTTTCCGCCGAAGAAACGCTGCGCGGCTTCAGTAAAGACGAGATGAAAGTCCTCCAGCGCGAGCTCACGCGCATCGGCGACCGCCTTACCGAGCTGATGAACACCGATCCGAAAAGCGCGCCGGTGCAGGAATGCATCGCCCGCCGGTTCGCGATCATCCTGAAGCTGAGCGGTGGCAAGATCGAAATGGGGAAACTGGAATACTTCCGCAAACTCGGCGAACTGTATGTGCAAGACAACCGCTATACCCCGGTGAACGGTATGCCCAGCATGGAACTGGCGCTGTTCATGAAGGAAGCGATGGACCATTATACTGCGCAGCAATCCGCTTGA